The Candidatus Brocadiaceae bacterium genome includes the window TGTTGCCTAGGTGTGGTGCTGAATGATTGAAGTGGTCAATTTACATAAAAGTTTTAAAGATTTTGAAGTGCTCAGAGGCATTAATTTAAGGGTGGAGGACGGCAAAACGCTTGCCCTGATCGGAGGGAGTGGCAAGGGGAAATCTGTTTTATTAAAGCATATAATCGGGCTGTTGAAACCGGATAGTGGCAAAATATTGGTGGATAGTCAGGACATCAGCAAACTGCGGGGGAGGGCGCTCAAACGATTAAAGGAAAGATTTGGCATTGTCTTCCAAGGGAGCGCGCTTTTTGATTCTATGACCGTTTTTGATAATGTTGCTTTTCCCCTGAGGGAGAAGACCAGAATGAAAAGTCTGCAAATACGAGAGACCGTCTTTAAGGAACTGGCCAATGTAGGACTTTCTGGTGCCGAGAATAAATATCCGGCCGAGATTAGCGGTGGAATGCGTAAGCGTGTAGCCCTTGCCCGTTGTCTGGTTTTGCATCCTGAAATAATATTGTTTGATGAACCGACGACAGGTCTTGACCCCTTAATTGCCAAGGCGATACATAATCTGATACGATCTTCTCAAAAGCGACTTAATCTGACCGCTATTATGGTGACTCACGAGATACCGGAAATATTTTCTGTAGTAGATCGAGTTGCCATGTTGTATGATGGAAAAATCATTGACGAAGGTACTCCCGAGGAAATGATTGCCTCTGAGAATCCAATAATCCATCAATTCATTCATGGAGAACTGGAAGGCCCTATTCCTGTAAAATGAACTTGTTTACTACGACCGTAAAGGTGGCAAATTATGAAGAGATTTGATGTTGAAATAGCTGTTGGTGTCTTTATTTTCTGCGGTATACTTTGTATGGGTTTTATCTCGGTTAAGCTTGGAAAGATTAGTTTGTTTAATGATAATTATTATTCTGTAAGGGCCATTTTTAGTTCTGTAAAGGGACTAAAAAATAATACCGTAGTGGAAATAGCGGGTGTTGGAGTGGGCAAGGTTGAAAGCATGGAATTGGAAGATTATGAGGTTGTTGTAACTATGAAGATTAGAGAAGGTGTGAATCTGCAGGAAGATGCTATTGCCTCTATTCGAACGAAGGGGCTTTTGGGAGAAAAATATATAGAGATTACGCCGGGAGGTTTAGATCGACTGATACAGCCTGGTGGAATGTTACATGAGACTGAACCACCCCTTGATTTGGAAAAATTGATAGGAAATTTTGTTTTTGGGAAGGTAGAGGATCAATAAATTATGAATGTAAGGAAAATGGTTTTTGGCATTTCTGCCGGCATGCTTTTTATGATAGGAACGTCTGCCTGTCTGTGGGCGGGAGAACCAGGGAATTTGATACTGGAAACTGTAGATAAAGGGTTGGTAATCCTGAAAGATGAATCCCTGCAGGGGGAGGAAAAATTAGAAGTGCGCAAGCAACGGTTATGGGAAGAACTTTCTCCTATTTTTAATTTTGAGGAGATGTCGAAAAGGGCTTTGGGGAGATATTGGAGAGAACGTTCCCCTGAAGAAAAAGAAGAATTTGTGAGATTGTTTACAGACATTTTAAAAGAATCCTATATCGGGAAAACAGATTCCTATTCAGGTGAAACAATTGCCCTCATTAAGGAAAGACAAGAGGATCGCTACGCGAAAGTACAAACAAAATTTATTCTCAGCGGCGGCAAAGAGGCCTCTGTTGACTTCCGTTTGCTTAACAATAGCGGGAAGTGGACGATATATGATGTTGTTATTGAAGGTGTAAGCCTGGTCAATAATTACCGCAGCCAATTTAATAGTATCCTGTTGAAATCCTCATATGCAGACCTTCTTGAAATGATGAAAGAAAAAACAGAAAAAAAGAAAACATAAAATACAAATTCATGATATTATCAGTTATGACCCGTTGAACAGGAGTAGAAATTGTGAGAAAATTCATTTTACCGGTAATTTGTTTCTTTGTAATGGTTTCTGTCACCGGGGGACCCGCATGGGCTGAAGGTAATGTGCTTCTTGCCGATGCTGAGCCGGTAATAATCGATGATGTTCAAAATTATGAAGAGTTTGAAGAAGAGAATCCGCTTGCTATTGAAGCTGATGTGGTGCTTGTCAAGGACCCTCTTGAAGCATATAATCGTGTAATGTTTGCCTTTAATGATAAGTTTTACTATTATTTTTTTAAACCGGTGTACACAGGATATAGTAATGTAATACCGGAACCGGCGCGAAAAAGTGTCAATAAGTTTTATACGAATCTTACCATGCCGATCCGTTTTTTTAATTGCCTCTTTCAAGGTAAGTTTCAGAGCGCCGGAACTGAAATGTTGCGTTTTTCCATTAACAGTACTTTAGGAATCGCGGGGTTGTTTGATCCCGCAAAATCACGTTTTCACCTTGATGCGCAAGAAGAAGACTTCGGACAGACTCTCTCTAAATGTAAAATGGGTCCTGGAACATATATCGTATGGCCTTTTATCGGCCCATCTAACGTGCGTGATACCGTGGGATTAGTGGGAGACATTGCTTTAAATCCTATAACCTGGATTACCTATTTGTATCTTAATCCTTTGGAAGGGTTTGGAATCAGAGCATTTGATACGGTTAACACCGGTTCTTTGGAAGCTGAAGATGCCTATGAGGGCGTGACAAAAGCTGCTCTTGATCCCTATGTTGCGCTCCAGGATGCTTACGTGAAAAATCGTTCAAAGAAAATTAACGAATAAACACTTTTCTGCGAATTTTTTATTGCTCATTTTAGCCTTACGTGGGATGTGTAGGACATAACTTCTTTAATGGTAAAGGGGATTTTTTGTCTGGTATGACGCTTCTTACTTATGGTCAAACCATTCTTTGCGAATACCATAAATCTTAATTTCAGGGTTAATGAGGGGGTATCTGTTCTCAGCTGGTGGGCCCTGATAGCGAAAGACCTTTATAAGCCTGCACTCATTTTCCAGAGATTTTAGAAAAGCATAAAAATCGGGAAGATTCTTCATGCCGTTTTCTGCTGTGTACGTTGCGGTTACTATATAATCAATGCCGATTTTTTTATATTCCTCCACAGTCAGTATTCCTAAGTCCAGAAGACCAAGCATGAAATCTGTCCTAAAGTGCTCACCATACCAAACGTTTTTAAAAAAATAATCAATACGGTATGATGGCTCTTTGATGTTTTTCATTTTAATTTCCACGGCTTTTAATGCATTTCCATGATAATTTGGAATTGTGTCGATGATGGATTTATATCTTATATATTTTTCTGATAAACTTATTTTACTTTCATTTAATTGAATTGCCCCGCGCATACTTCCCTCACCCTGTAATAAAATATGTGAACCTGACGGTATATTTTCTTCAATCCATGCTTTCGCCATTAGACGGGTATCTTTCTGTAGAAGTTTCTTATTGTGTTGTGTTGACCAAACGATATTTGGTAGCGCTAACACAAAAATGATTACATAAAATGCGTATTTCTGTTGTTTTCTATGAAAGGCCTTTTTATGAAATGTACTAGGAACCTTGCGGCCAGCAGCAAGAGAATTGGGTATGTCATAATGATCATCCTCGGAAGCGCGAATACGAAAACAAAGGTTGAATCACAAAAATCCTGCTAGAGGTGAGCATAAAGTAGTAAGTCTTTCTTTTTCTTTTTCTCTTTTGTAAATGGCGAATAAAACACCAGCAATAGACACTGTGGCAAACATTTTTCCAATAGTATATTCGAGGTTAAACAAATGGGCTATTTGATAATATACGCGTGAGATATATTGTTTTACTATGACAATTGCCTGCACATAATTTGTATTAATATCCTCAGAATGAAACCCTTGTGATACTTCCGGTACCGTATTACCATTTGAGACTGTTGTAGGATCTATTCCGAAATTCAAAAAATGCGTAATATTTTTGAAATTTGCAGGGTAATCAAAAAATGTATAAGGGGTACAGGTTATAAGGATTGCCAGGGCGATTGAAAGAGCGAATAATATTCCTTTTTTCGGGGAAACGGTTGGACCATTCTTTAAAAAAAATTTATTTTGTAAGTTTAATATGATAACCGTAAATAAGGGGAGGGTAAAAAATATCATGGTATATTCAGTCGCAAGGCAGAGTCCAAGGCTTAGACCTGCCAGGACATAATCCTTTTTCTCGCCCTTTTTTAAAATAGTAAAAATAAAATAAAGACATAATATGCCAAAAAATGTCGCAATACTTCTTATTCTTATTGTCTGTGATTCGAAGATATGGAGAGGCGTTATTGCAAGCATAAGAGCTGTACAAATGGCAACTTCCTTACTAAAAAAATTTTTACCCATTAAGTAAACCAGATAAATCGTTCCTGCACCAAAAAGTAGTGAGGGTAATCTACCTGCGAAGAGAAAAGGAGCCGGGTTGTTAAAAAAAAGTGTACTGAATTCGGACACAGAATGAAAAAAGCCAAGAAAATAACCAAATACAAAAAAAACTGCTTCAGCAACGAAGGTAATATAAAAAGAGAGTGCCGGATGGACAAAGTAATGAGGATTTAGATCACCAGTACCAAACTTCAAGGCTTTTGCCAAATAGCCCATTTCATCCCCGGAAAATTCTAGAGGGTATAACAAACCGGGAACCCTCATAAGAATTGACAAAGGCAAAATAACGGAAAA containing:
- a CDS encoding ABC transporter ATP-binding protein, giving the protein MIEVVNLHKSFKDFEVLRGINLRVEDGKTLALIGGSGKGKSVLLKHIIGLLKPDSGKILVDSQDISKLRGRALKRLKERFGIVFQGSALFDSMTVFDNVAFPLREKTRMKSLQIRETVFKELANVGLSGAENKYPAEISGGMRKRVALARCLVLHPEIILFDEPTTGLDPLIAKAIHNLIRSSQKRLNLTAIMVTHEIPEIFSVVDRVAMLYDGKIIDEGTPEEMIASENPIIHQFIHGELEGPIPVK
- the mlaD gene encoding outer membrane lipid asymmetry maintenance protein MlaD; translated protein: MKRFDVEIAVGVFIFCGILCMGFISVKLGKISLFNDNYYSVRAIFSSVKGLKNNTVVEIAGVGVGKVESMELEDYEVVVTMKIREGVNLQEDAIASIRTKGLLGEKYIEITPGGLDRLIQPGGMLHETEPPLDLEKLIGNFVFGKVEDQ
- a CDS encoding ABC transporter substrate-binding protein; the encoded protein is MNVRKMVFGISAGMLFMIGTSACLWAGEPGNLILETVDKGLVILKDESLQGEEKLEVRKQRLWEELSPIFNFEEMSKRALGRYWRERSPEEKEEFVRLFTDILKESYIGKTDSYSGETIALIKERQEDRYAKVQTKFILSGGKEASVDFRLLNNSGKWTIYDVVIEGVSLVNNYRSQFNSILLKSSYADLLEMMKEKTEKKKT
- a CDS encoding VacJ family lipoprotein; amino-acid sequence: MRKFILPVICFFVMVSVTGGPAWAEGNVLLADAEPVIIDDVQNYEEFEEENPLAIEADVVLVKDPLEAYNRVMFAFNDKFYYYFFKPVYTGYSNVIPEPARKSVNKFYTNLTMPIRFFNCLFQGKFQSAGTEMLRFSINSTLGIAGLFDPAKSRFHLDAQEEDFGQTLSKCKMGPGTYIVWPFIGPSNVRDTVGLVGDIALNPITWITYLYLNPLEGFGIRAFDTVNTGSLEAEDAYEGVTKAALDPYVALQDAYVKNRSKKINE
- a CDS encoding glycosyltransferase family 39 protein; protein product: MEKLAKTDLILFSVILPLSILMRVPGLLYPLEFSGDEMGYLAKALKFGTGDLNPHYFVHPALSFYITFVAEAVFFVFGYFLGFFHSVSEFSTLFFNNPAPFLFAGRLPSLLFGAGTIYLVYLMGKNFFSKEVAICTALMLAITPLHIFESQTIRIRSIATFFGILCLYFIFTILKKGEKKDYVLAGLSLGLCLATEYTMIFFTLPLFTVIILNLQNKFFLKNGPTVSPKKGILFALSIALAILITCTPYTFFDYPANFKNITHFLNFGIDPTTVSNGNTVPEVSQGFHSEDINTNYVQAIVIVKQYISRVYYQIAHLFNLEYTIGKMFATVSIAGVLFAIYKREKEKERLTTLCSPLAGFL